A single genomic interval of Zingiber officinale cultivar Zhangliang chromosome 4A, Zo_v1.1, whole genome shotgun sequence harbors:
- the LOC121973004 gene encoding formin-like protein 13 — translation MSCAAASRTQPLRASPSFSFPSGRKHLLFSSSWCRHRTGTTPPLAAIAVSSGRRHLQRPAPPPAAFASSYGRRRLLSRPLPPSPTATATASGRRYYLRRVLPPPAAITAVSRRLRRLRMPLPRPPADSDLSSSSATVPPADSASGVQRRHLRQPLSQAPTPPGSRHHPPSTRHLTGSSGLRAVCRPSLVLSNKQVRQVQPLCTPPLASGPPSPTAWRRHRNEQCPRCELLGMTPLETNKSVSVASSKSGKGRMSTSEATKILPSLLPDDSS, via the exons ATGAGCTGCGCCGCGGCTTCACGCACGCAGCCGCTCCGGGCGTCGCCTTCCTTCTCCTTTCCCTCCGGCCGCAAGCacctcctcttctcctcctcgtGGTGCCGCCACCGGACGGGCACGACGCCGCCTCTCGCGGCTATCGCCGTCTCCAGCGGCCGGCGCCACCTCCAACGACCGGCGCCGCCTCCTGCGGCCTTCGCCTCCTCCTACGGTCGTCGCCGCCTCCTTTCCCGGCCGCTGCCACCTTCTCCCACAGCCACTGCCACTGCCTCCGGTAGGCGATACTACCTCCGGCGGGTGCTGCCGCCCCCGGCGGCCATCACCGCTGTCTCACGCCGCCTCCGGCGGCTACGGATGCCACTGCCGAGGCCCCCAGCGGACAGCGACCTTTCTTCCAGCAGTGCCACAGTGCCTCCGGCAGACAGCGCCTCCGGCGTCCAGCGCCGTCACCTCCGGCAGCCCCTGTCGCAGGCACCGACACCTCCGGGCAGCCGTCATCACCCTCCAAGCACCCGTCATCTGACGGGCTCATCCGGCTTGCGTGCCGTGTGCCGACCT TCTCTCGTTCTTTCAAACAAACAAGTCCGCCAAGTGCAGCCGCTGTGCACTCCACCTCTAGCATCGGGACCGCCGAGTCCAACCGCTTGGAGAAGGCATCGCAATGAGCAATGTCCACGGTGTGAGCTCCTTGGTATGACTCCTTTGGAGACGAACAAGTCGGTGAGCGTGGCAAGTTCAAAGTCCGGCAAAGGGAGGATGTCAACGTCAG